A DNA window from Sediminitomix flava contains the following coding sequences:
- a CDS encoding alpha/beta hydrolase yields MNSIKTLKLVMLIAFTFGLGNSAFSQDIHLQKAKAFSDAYFNQNFEKATEDFSPTILAQMPAEKLGMVAQQLQMQVGKLKNRGDIWDKKEGDFTSTFEPLFFENATLDLKLAFDNENKIQGLFFVPHTKKELELVNNETFSEQEIEVKTGEFSLRGILSLPKKQSKVPVVILVHGSGPNDMDETIGQNTVFKDLAYGFAQHGIATLRYDKRTKVYGSSPKLKLDELTLEEETIEDALSAVELAKSNQSIDPNQVYVVGHSLGAMAAPKIATSTDKVSGIVMLAGNARPLQDLLVEQYEHILGADGTIDEGEQIFVKDLKKQIANLEKLDDNEFTRQQLPLGLSSSYWKYLVKYDQVETAKKLKLPILILQGERDYQVTMEDYSIWKNQLQDGENVKFKSYPKLNHLLMEGEGISYPEEYKIKGEVAQYVIDDISDWIINR; encoded by the coding sequence ATGAACTCAATAAAAACCCTAAAATTAGTAATGCTTATTGCCTTTACATTTGGACTTGGAAACAGCGCCTTTTCACAAGATATTCACCTACAGAAAGCCAAAGCTTTTTCAGACGCTTATTTCAATCAGAATTTCGAGAAAGCGACCGAAGACTTTTCGCCAACTATTTTAGCCCAAATGCCTGCCGAAAAACTAGGAATGGTAGCACAACAATTACAAATGCAAGTGGGAAAACTAAAAAATAGAGGAGACATTTGGGATAAAAAAGAAGGTGATTTCACTTCTACATTTGAACCCTTATTTTTTGAAAATGCTACTTTAGACCTGAAACTGGCATTCGATAATGAAAATAAAATACAAGGCTTATTCTTTGTTCCTCATACTAAAAAAGAGCTTGAACTTGTCAACAACGAAACTTTCAGTGAACAAGAAATTGAAGTTAAAACAGGTGAATTTTCGCTTAGAGGAATTCTTAGTTTGCCCAAAAAGCAAAGTAAAGTGCCCGTTGTAATTTTGGTTCATGGCTCTGGTCCGAATGATATGGATGAAACCATTGGTCAGAATACCGTCTTCAAAGATTTGGCATACGGCTTCGCTCAACATGGGATTGCAACGCTGAGGTACGATAAAAGAACTAAAGTTTATGGCAGTAGTCCAAAGCTAAAGCTTGATGAATTAACTCTTGAAGAAGAAACCATTGAAGATGCTTTATCTGCAGTAGAATTAGCAAAATCCAACCAATCAATTGATCCAAATCAAGTTTATGTAGTTGGTCATAGTTTAGGGGCTATGGCTGCGCCTAAAATTGCAACATCTACAGATAAAGTATCGGGAATAGTAATGCTTGCAGGAAATGCTAGACCACTTCAAGATTTACTCGTTGAACAATATGAGCATATTTTAGGAGCTGATGGCACAATAGATGAAGGAGAACAAATTTTTGTCAAAGACTTGAAAAAGCAAATTGCAAATCTGGAAAAGCTAGATGATAACGAATTTACTCGTCAGCAACTTCCTTTGGGACTTTCCTCTAGTTATTGGAAATACTTAGTTAAATACGATCAAGTGGAAACAGCAAAAAAGCTTAAACTACCTATTCTGATCCTTCAAGGAGAGAGAGACTATCAAGTCACTATGGAAGATTATTCCATTTGGAAAAATCAATTACAAGATGGCGAAAACGTTAAATTTAAATCATACCCAAAACTCAACCATCTCCTTATGGAAGGGGAAGGAATAAGTTACCCAGAAGAGTATAAAATAAAAGGAGAAGTTGCTCAATATGTAATAGATGACATCAGCGATTGGATAATAAATAGGTAA